From Deltaproteobacteria bacterium, a single genomic window includes:
- a CDS encoding undecaprenyl/decaprenyl-phosphate alpha-N-acetylglucosaminyl 1-phosphate transferase, with product MYRYVFAFLIAAVLTVLLTPKAISLCRAWDLMDYPGGRKVHREPIPLAGGLLLFPFILAAFCLSYWGDPLLSYLLFAILIIFTVGILDDLQGVAYLTKFVAQVTAALLVVQSGVRIHLINFGAFGTFPRNDDTLFSILLTVFWIVGLTNAVNLIDGMDGLAAGLSLNAFLGIGAIAFLQGQTALVLFCLVVSGALFGLLRYNLHPARAFLGDSGSLLLGFSIAVTAIIQSAKTTTLMVLIIPIFFLAIPMVDTSLAFARRVSAGNNPFKPDRGHLHHRLLDLNFTPRQTLIYFLAFSFLLGQMAIGLSRRRSLYILSASLLLIVLMVIIIRALNVYNFHAKIEAVNARLRALGKLEGQRKDAGGVYSGTLTAIILMLIFNVGLAAFYLEAGRGLVLAATLLLPLLAIPDLLDRSENGHTRPMFFSKGVVFFLILTMDLALVSRYKAGFPVERWLFLALLLIFISYFLSTRMRKGRFELFLLDPMDFICLNMAGVVIAVFDYVRGIYTVVPLFLVLINTFLLFFIFRVLIRNAHVGFGMRKVYAAMPVILVITLLFLR from the coding sequence ATGTACAGGTATGTATTTGCCTTCTTGATAGCGGCCGTGCTTACGGTTCTGCTGACGCCGAAGGCCATTTCTCTCTGCCGGGCCTGGGATCTTATGGATTATCCCGGCGGGAGAAAGGTCCACAGGGAACCCATACCACTGGCGGGCGGCCTGCTCCTCTTCCCGTTCATCCTCGCTGCTTTCTGTCTGTCCTATTGGGGCGATCCCCTTCTGTCCTATCTGCTTTTCGCGATACTTATCATTTTCACGGTGGGCATTCTGGATGATCTGCAGGGCGTTGCGTATCTTACGAAATTTGTTGCCCAGGTCACCGCGGCGCTGCTGGTCGTTCAGTCCGGGGTCAGGATCCATCTCATCAATTTCGGGGCATTCGGAACTTTTCCCCGTAACGATGACACCCTGTTTTCCATCCTGCTGACCGTCTTCTGGATCGTGGGCCTGACCAACGCCGTCAACCTCATCGACGGGATGGACGGGCTCGCCGCCGGCCTTTCCCTTAACGCCTTCCTCGGCATCGGGGCCATCGCATTCCTCCAAGGGCAGACAGCCCTCGTCCTCTTCTGCCTGGTCGTCTCGGGAGCGCTGTTCGGCCTGTTGAGGTACAATCTCCACCCCGCGAGGGCCTTCCTGGGGGACAGCGGAAGCCTGCTCCTGGGGTTTTCCATCGCGGTGACCGCCATCATCCAGTCCGCCAAGACAACGACCCTGATGGTACTGATCATCCCCATCTTTTTCCTCGCCATTCCGATGGTGGACACTTCCCTCGCTTTCGCGAGAAGGGTATCTGCCGGAAACAACCCCTTCAAGCCGGACAGGGGGCACCTGCACCACAGGCTCCTCGACCTCAACTTCACCCCCCGCCAGACCCTGATCTACTTCCTGGCTTTTTCCTTTCTTCTCGGGCAGATGGCGATCGGGCTCAGCCGGCGCCGGAGCCTCTATATCCTCAGCGCCTCCCTGCTCCTCATTGTCCTTATGGTAATTATCATCAGGGCCCTCAATGTCTATAACTTCCACGCGAAGATAGAAGCGGTCAACGCGAGGTTGAGAGCCCTGGGAAAATTGGAAGGGCAACGGAAGGATGCGGGAGGCGTCTACAGCGGTACTTTGACCGCGATCATCCTGATGCTGATTTTTAATGTCGGCCTGGCCGCATTCTACCTGGAGGCAGGAAGAGGGCTGGTCCTTGCGGCAACCCTGCTTTTGCCGCTTCTGGCTATACCGGATCTCCTGGACCGGAGTGAAAACGGCCATACCAGGCCCATGTTCTTCTCCAAGGGGGTTGTCTTCTTCCTCATCCTGACCATGGACCTTGCACTCGTCTCACGGTACAAGGCCGGGTTTCCGGTCGAGAGGTGGCTCTTTCTCGCTCTTCTTTTGATCTTCATCTCGTATTTCCTGTCTACCCGAATGCGGAAGGGACGGTTCGAGCTTTTTCTCCTGGACCCAATGGATTTCATCTGTCTGAACATGGCGGGAGTTGTCATCGCCGTTTTCGACTATGTTCGTGGAATTTACACTGTCGTGCCGCTTTTCCTTGTTCTGATCAACACGTTTCTCCTCTTTTTCATCTTCCGGGTCCTGATAAGAAACGCCCATGTCGGTTTCGGCATGAGAAAGGTCTACGCGGCGATGCCGGTGATCCTGGTCATCACGTTGCTGTTTCTTAGATAG